The Megalops cyprinoides isolate fMegCyp1 chromosome 9, fMegCyp1.pri, whole genome shotgun sequence genome has a window encoding:
- the LOC118783586 gene encoding V-set and transmembrane domain-containing protein 5 has product MWPQRDGNAHLTILLCAMLSVGSGCLAQAITITTPEYSLVRSVQEDVLISVDFECHGTPTIKWAFMSARERRNIVVWQPGLSANVSEYYQDRLQTHTNGSITLLDLRLTDSGYYVVTVSEPTGSSKDAAVILKVEEVLYEDLQYLAVFATVLGAMAGFLMVSMWLLDKVYWRVKEWRQRSELPENEETELQSLRSTDDQP; this is encoded by the exons ATGTGGCCTCAGAGGGACGGGAACGCACACCTGACCATTCTGCTCTGCGCTATGCTCTCCGTGGGCTCGGGCTGCctgg CCCAAGCAATCACAATAACGACTCCTGAATACAGCCTTGTCAGATCGGTGCAGGAAGATGTGCTCATCTCTGTGGACTTTGAATGCCATGGGACACCCACAATCAAATGGGCGTTCATGTCAGCGAGGGAGAGGCGGAACATTGTGGTCTGGCAGCCCGGACTTTCTGCCAATGTCTCCGAGTATTACCAGGACAGACTGCAGACACATACCAATGGATCAATAACATTGCTTGACCTGCGTCTGACAGACTCAGGTTACTACGTGGTCACAGTGTCTGAACCAACTGGAAGCAGCAAGGACGCAGCCGTCATCTTGAAGGTCGAAG AGGTCCTCTATGAGGACTTGCAGTATTTAGCTGTCTTCGCCACTGTCTTGGGGGCCATGGCCGGGTTCCTCATGGTCTCCATGTGGCTACTTGACAAGGTTTACTGGAGAGTTAAGGAATGGCGGCAAAGGAGTGAACTACCAG aaaatgaagaGACAGAGTTACAGTCTTTGCGATCTACGGATGATCAACCCTGA